The DNA sequence GAAAAATTTCCTGTTGAATTTAGAGATATTGCCACTTCTTTAGTTATAGAAAAAGGAGAAAAGGTGGATAGGAGAACCATTGTCATTGAACTACTACAGCAGTTTGAAAAATTGTATATGGATTATATAAACTGTGGGACATTGGAAAAATCTTTAGCTATTATTAGAAATTATTCTGCTGTTTTAGGTAAGTCTATAAGAATACTTAAGGGTAACCAAGAGTTGAGGGCAGAGGTGATAGCCATAAATGAAGAAGGGCTATTAAGGGTGAGACTGGAGGATGGTAAGGAGGAACTGTTAATCTCTGGGGAAGTATCTATTCGTGGCTCTGAGGGATACATATAAAAAACAGTTGAAATACAAAATAGAAATTGGTACAATGAAACAGTAAAACAGCTAATATCTACAGGAGTTAGACTGTTATACAATTACAAATTTATTTTATATTGTCCGGTATCGTCGCTGAACTGGAACGGAGGTGCTTTTTATGTCAATCAGTAGTAAAGTATTGAAAGGTAGTGGAAGTGTTGCTAGAGGGAACAAAATTTCTACGAAAAAAATGGCTGTTGCAGGTATGCTGGGGGGGTTCTCAGTAACATTAAGCATGACACCCATAGGGTACATTCCCATCCCCTTCTTTGTAGGAGTAAATGCAACTACCATGCATATCCCCGTCATTATAGGAGCTATCTTAGGAGGTCCGATGATAGGGACATTTGTAGGTATGATATTTGGTGTCAGCAGTTTTCTGAGGGCTACAAATCCATTTTTTGCCGATCCTCTGGTAGCCATATTACCAAGACTGTTGATAGGTATTATCACCTATTATACCTATAAGCTAACAAATAATCCTATTATAGCAGCTATACTAGGTACCATTACCAATACGCTAGGGGTACTGTCCTTAATTTATTTAAGGGGGTATTTACCTAGGGAAATTGTGTTGGGAATAGCTGGTACTAATGGAGTAGCAGAAGTGATTGTTTCTTCCTTAGTAGTATATGCAGTTGTAAAGGTGGCTAAAAATGTTATTAACGTTGAATAGTATATAAATTTTAAGAAGGTGAATAAATGATTTTAGTTTTTGATGTAGGAAACACCAACATTGTATTGGGGTTATATAAAGACAATGACTTAATAGAATCCTGGAGAATTGCTACGGATAAAGATAAATCCTCCGATGAATATGGTATTTTAATACACCAGCTTTTTCAATATAGTGGTAGAAATCTAGAGGATGTAGAGGATGTAATTATGTCCTCCGTAGTTCCCAATATTATGTATTCTTTGGAGCATTCCATTAGAAAAGTATTTAATATTGAACCTTTGGTTGTAGGTCCTGGAGTAAAGACTGGGATGGATATTAAGTATGATAACCCTAAACAGGTGGGAGCCGATAGAATTGTCAATGCAGTATCTGCCTTTGAAAAATACGGAGGACCCTTAATTATAGTAGACTTTGGTACCGCCACTACTTTTTGTGCTATATCCCCAAAAGGAGAGTATTTAGGTGGTACAATTGCTCCTGGTATTAAGATCTCCAGTGATGCTCTATTTCAAAGGGCTGCAAAGCTTCCTAGAGTGGAATTAGTAAAGCCAGGAAAGGTTATTTGTAAAAACACTGTAAATAGTATGCAGGCAGGTATTATCTATGGTTATGTAGGTTTGGTGGAATACATCATAAAAAAAATGACAAGAGAACTAAAACAGCAAGACGTTAAGGTTATTGCCACTGGTGGACTTTCCACATTAATCGCCAGTGAAACAAAGCATATCCATATAGTAGACAAAACCCTAACTTTAGATGGGTTAAAGATTATCTACACCAGAAATAAAGAAGAACGCAAGGAAAAAATAGCAACTGAAATAGAGCTTAGAGAAATCTAAGCTCTATTTTACTTATTTAGCAATAATTGATATAATGTTTTAGAGATTAAGATTCAAACTTTTCGAAATACTTAGGTTGATTTTTTATTCTCTTACTCATATGAAGAGAATAACTTTTAAAAAACATTTAAGGAGGAAAAGATGATGAAGGAAATTGTAATTGCTAGTGCAGTCAGAACCCCTATTGGTAGCTTTGGTGGAAGTTTAGCAGATGTTTCAGCTGCTGATTTAGGTGCCATTGCTATCAAAGAAGCTTTAAAAAGAGCAGGTGTAGAGGGCCATCAAGTGGATGAAGTGTATATGGGATGCATTCTACAGGCTGGTGCAGGTCAGGGGGTTGCTAGACAAGCTTCGATTAAAGCCGGGATTCCAGTAGAAGTACCAGCTACGACAATTAATATATTATGTGGTTCCGGGTTAAGAACTGTATCGATGGCAGCTCAAACTATTATAGCAGGGGATAATGATATTGTTGTTGCTGGAGGAACAGAAAATATGAGCCAGTCTCCCTATCTACTACCAAAGACAAGATGGGGACAAAAAATGGGAGACGGTAAAATAATAGATTCTATGGTTCATGATGCACTGACAGACGCCTTCAATAATTATCATATGGGAATAACTGCTGAAAACCTTGCAGAAAAATATAATATCACTAGAGAAGAGCAGGATCGATTTGCTACCGAAAGTCAAAATAAGGCAGAAAAAGCTATGGCTGACGGAAGATTTAAGGATGAGATTGTAACAGTGGAAATTCCCCAAAGAAAAGGAGAGCCTCTGCTTATTGATACAGATGAATATCCTAAGGCAGGAGTAACCATTGAAAAACTAGGGAAGCTAAAACCAGCTTTTAAAAAGGATGGCACCGTTACTGCAGGAAACGCATCTGGTATCAATGATGGTGCTGCAGCCCTAGTGATTATGTCGAAGGAGAAGGCTGATGAGCTAGGAATTAAGCCTTTAGCAACCCTAGTTTCCTATGGAAATGCAGGGGTGGAACCTTCTATTATGGGAATAGGACCAGTACCTGCCACACAAAAAGCTCTAAAAAAGGCGGGACTGACTATAGAGGATATGGATTTGATTGAAGCAAATGAAGCCTTTGCTGCTCAAGCGTTATCTGTAGCCAATGAATTAAAATGGAACCCTGAGAAGGTAAATGTAAATGGAGGAGCAATTGCTTTAGGACATCCTGTCGGTGCTAGTGGTGCTAGAATATTGGTTACTCTATTACATGAAATGATTAAAAGAGATGTCCAGTATGGATTAGCTACTTTGTGTATTGGTGGAGGTATGGGTACCGCTGTTGTTGTGAAACGATAGATAATTTATAGGAGAAACAGCCTATTTATAAGGGATTATGAATAGGCTGTTTTTTTATAACCACTAGAAAATTATATACTTTGCAAAATTGTGGATTAGTTTAAACATAAGTTCCATCAATTCTTTTAATTCATGTTTTAAATAAAAGAATTGATTTAATTTCTGTTATTGGTTTCAACAAAAGTAGCTTCTAAATTTTAAAAACCATGACTTTCATCTAGGGAAAAGTACATACTATAAGTAAAAACATTTGAGTATTAAAGAAAAATCTATTAATATAGAAGGGACATAATCGCAGTGAGGTGAAGGTAATGAAGATTGATAATATAACTTTGAGCAATAATGTTTTTTTAGCACCTATGGCAGGTGTGACAGATTTGCCTTTTCGGTTAATTTGTAGAGAAATGGGATGTGGCATGGTTTATACGGAAATGGTCAGTGCTAAAGGTCTGTATTACGGAGATAAAAAAACAGAAGAGCTTTTAGCTATAGAAGACGATGAAAAGCCAGTTGCCTTACAAATTTTTGGCTCTGAACCAGATATTATGGCTAGAGCAGCCTACAACTTAAACGATAGAGAAAACATCATTTTAGATATTAATATGGGATGCCCCACC is a window from the Natronincola ferrireducens genome containing:
- a CDS encoding ECF transporter S component is translated as MSISSKVLKGSGSVARGNKISTKKMAVAGMLGGFSVTLSMTPIGYIPIPFFVGVNATTMHIPVIIGAILGGPMIGTFVGMIFGVSSFLRATNPFFADPLVAILPRLLIGIITYYTYKLTNNPIIAAILGTITNTLGVLSLIYLRGYLPREIVLGIAGTNGVAEVIVSSLVVYAVVKVAKNVINVE
- a CDS encoding acetyl-CoA C-acetyltransferase yields the protein MKEIVIASAVRTPIGSFGGSLADVSAADLGAIAIKEALKRAGVEGHQVDEVYMGCILQAGAGQGVARQASIKAGIPVEVPATTINILCGSGLRTVSMAAQTIIAGDNDIVVAGGTENMSQSPYLLPKTRWGQKMGDGKIIDSMVHDALTDAFNNYHMGITAENLAEKYNITREEQDRFATESQNKAEKAMADGRFKDEIVTVEIPQRKGEPLLIDTDEYPKAGVTIEKLGKLKPAFKKDGTVTAGNASGINDGAAALVIMSKEKADELGIKPLATLVSYGNAGVEPSIMGIGPVPATQKALKKAGLTIEDMDLIEANEAFAAQALSVANELKWNPEKVNVNGGAIALGHPVGASGARILVTLLHEMIKRDVQYGLATLCIGGGMGTAVVVKR
- a CDS encoding type III pantothenate kinase, whose translation is MILVFDVGNTNIVLGLYKDNDLIESWRIATDKDKSSDEYGILIHQLFQYSGRNLEDVEDVIMSSVVPNIMYSLEHSIRKVFNIEPLVVGPGVKTGMDIKYDNPKQVGADRIVNAVSAFEKYGGPLIIVDFGTATTFCAISPKGEYLGGTIAPGIKISSDALFQRAAKLPRVELVKPGKVICKNTVNSMQAGIIYGYVGLVEYIIKKMTRELKQQDVKVIATGGLSTLIASETKHIHIVDKTLTLDGLKIIYTRNKEERKEKIATEIELREI